One region of Macadamia integrifolia cultivar HAES 741 chromosome 11, SCU_Mint_v3, whole genome shotgun sequence genomic DNA includes:
- the LOC122093100 gene encoding auxin-induced protein AUX28-like: protein MIDNVRNGQKSNSTFSKVGWNNIKAGLEATFQRPFRKEQLCNKMNKLRGDYNSFRRLLETTGFGWDSNTRTATAADSVWENAIKANPNWTEFRKSGLPWWPELLEVFSDSSARGDRGVSQHTAGKQKSIDIDLDCEDENDTHDSPEDVVGLDDIEPTDVDEVVSRSTTKRKHDRTPTDRRKKSTTKIITKSAHDFSSYVAWKMERGGSSTPTSRPVLPTVNNLVDGMYSIKACQAQVVRWPPIRSYRKNNFQPKKTEAEAAGIYVKVSMDGAPYLRKIDLKFDKGYPELLKALEDMFKFKIGEYSERERYNGSEYASTYEEKDGDWMLVGDVPWNMFICSYKRLRIMKGSEARGMGCA, encoded by the exons ATGATTGATAATGTAAGGAATGGTCAGAAGTCCAACTCCACATTCAGTAAAGTTGGGTGGAATAACATTAAAGCAGGACTAGAAGCAACTTTCCAACGTCCATTTCGAAAAGAGCAGCTGTGTAATAAGATGAATAAGCTACGAGGTGACTATAATAGTTTCAGGCGGTTGCTCGAAACTACGGGATTTGGATGGGATTCAAATACCAGGACTGCTACAGCTGCAGATTCTGTTTGGGAAAATGCTATAAAG GCAAATCCAAATTGGACCGAATTCCGAAAGAGTGGACTTCCATGGTGGCCAGAGTTGTTAGAGGTCTTCTCAGACTCAAGTGCTCGAGGAGATAGAGGAGTATCTCAGCATACTGCTGGGAAGCAAAAGTCCATTGACATTGATCTTGAttgtgaggatgagaatgatacaCATGACTCCCCTGAAGATGTAGTAGGTCTGGATGATATAGAGCCTACAGATGTTGATGAAGTGGTCAGTCGTTCTACAACAAAGCGGAAGCATGATAGAACTCCCACAGACCGAAGGAAGAAGAGTACCACAAAAATCATTACCAAATCTGCACATGACTTCAGCTCATATGTGGCCTGGAAAATGGAACGGGGGGGTAGTAGTACTCCCACTTCCAGACCAGTTCTTCCAACTGTCAATAATCTAGTGGATGGAATGTACAGCATCAAAGCATGTCAG GCACAAGTAGTTAGGTGGCCACCAATCCGATCATACAGGAAGAACAATTTTCAACCCAAGAAGACAGAGGCTGAAGCCGCTGGGATCTATGTGAAAGTGAGCATGGATGGAGCTCCTTATCTcagaaagattgatctcaagttCGACAAGGGATACCCAGAGCTCCTCAAGGCCTTAGAGGACATGTTCAAGTTTAAGATAG GTGAGTACTCAGAAAGAGAACGATACAATGGTTCAGAGTATGCATCAACTTATGAAGAAAAAGATGGTGACTGGATGTTGGTTGGAGATGTTCCATGGAATATGTTCATCTGCTCCTACAAGAGACTCAGAATCATGAAAGGATCAGAGGCCAGAGGCATGGGTTGTGCATAA